From the Caldisericia bacterium genome, the window AAAATTGGTGATAAGGAAAGTCTCCTGAAGAGATAAATTCTTTTAATTTCTTAATTCCTCTTTCAAACATTCTCTTTCTCCTCTCCCTTTTTGGAAGTTTTTCATTGATGGGTGGTAAAAGACCAAAATGAGCATTTGTTGGCTGAAACTCATTTTCTTTAGAAGTTATGTATTTTATTAGAGCTCCTATCATTGTCTCTTCGGGAAAAACGATACTTCCCTTACCATGAAGTTTGTTAAAGATATTTAATGATGCCACAAGGCCTGTGGCTATGTTTTCTGTGTATCCCTCAGAACCTATGATCTGCCCGGCAAAGAAAACCCCATCCTCTTTTTTCAACTCAAGATTAACTTTTAGTAGTTTTGGTGAGTTTATGAAGGTGTTTCTATGCATGGAACCATATGTGAGAAACTCTGCATTCCTTAAAGCTGGAATAAGTCTGAATACCCTTTTCTGTTCGCCATACTTAAGTGATGTTTGAAATCCAACGAGGCTAAAGAATGTTTTTTTCCTATTTTCAGGTCTTAACTGAACAACTGCAAAGGGTCTTTTCCCTGTTTTTGGGTCTATCAAACCGGTAGGCCTTAGGGGACCAAATCTAAGAGTATCCTTACCTCTCCTTGCTATCTCTTCAATTGGGAGGCATGCTTCAAAAAATTTACCCTTCTCAAAATCTCTTACCTCAGTTTGTTCTGCATTTACAAGCTCTCTCCAGAAAATTTCATACTCACTTTCATTTAAGGGACAATTCAGATAATCTTTCTCATCTGAGTATCTTCCACCCCAGAATGCCTTTGAATAGTCTATGGTTGATCCATCCACTATGGGAGCGATGGCATCATAGAAGTATAAAAAATCCTCTCCCAAAAAATTTTTTAAATAGAGAGAAAAGCTATCCGATGTTAAAGGTCCTGTGGCAATAAGAACTGGTCTTTCATTTGGCAACTCTTTCATCTCTTCTCTGACAATCTCAATGTTCTCCATAGATGAAAGCACAGATGTTATACGCTTAGAAAATCTTTCCCTGTCAACTATTAGAGATTTTTTAGATGATATACTCACCTCATAGGCAGTTTTTATAAGCAGAGAGTTTAATAACTTCAGTTCCTCTTTTATCATTCCTCTGCCCCTTGTTACATCTGTTGAACCAAAGGAGTTTGAGCAGACTATCTCAGAAAGGTAGCCTGTTTTGTGAGCAGGTGTAAATTTTTTAGGTCTCATCTCAAAGAGAGTTACTTTGATTCCTCTTATTGCGAGTTGGAAGGTAGCTTCACTTCCTGCAAGCCCCCCACCTATTACAACAACACTCTTCATTTCTTATGTTCTGTAATTCTACCAAGGAGAATATCAAGTGCGTGGGGCAGGATGGGAATAATAACATCCATGCACTCTTCTACCGCTTTCTCTGAACCAGGAAGATTAATTACAATCATATCTCCTCTTATCCCAGAAATTCCTCTGGATAGATATGCCATTTTTGTTATCTTTCCTGTTTCATGCCTTATTAACTCTGGAATACCAGGTATCTCTTTTTCTATTGTCTCTCTTGTTGCTTCAGGGGTTACATCTCTTTTAGAAAA encodes:
- the trmFO gene encoding methylenetetrahydrofolate--tRNA-(uracil(54)-C(5))-methyltransferase (FADH(2)-oxidizing) TrmFO, which translates into the protein MKSVVVIGGGLAGSEATFQLAIRGIKVTLFEMRPKKFTPAHKTGYLSEIVCSNSFGSTDVTRGRGMIKEELKLLNSLLIKTAYEVSISSKKSLIVDRERFSKRITSVLSSMENIEIVREEMKELPNERPVLIATGPLTSDSFSLYLKNFLGEDFLYFYDAIAPIVDGSTIDYSKAFWGGRYSDEKDYLNCPLNESEYEIFWRELVNAEQTEVRDFEKGKFFEACLPIEEIARRGKDTLRFGPLRPTGLIDPKTGKRPFAVVQLRPENRKKTFFSLVGFQTSLKYGEQKRVFRLIPALRNAEFLTYGSMHRNTFINSPKLLKVNLELKKEDGVFFAGQIIGSEGYTENIATGLVASLNIFNKLHGKGSIVFPEETMIGALIKYITSKENEFQPTNAHFGLLPPINEKLPKRERRKRMFERGIKKLKEFISSGDFPYHQF